In Chryseobacterium sp. C-71, the genomic window TTGCTGACTGAAGATGCAGAACAAAGTACTTTTATGAACGCAATTCTCACAAGTCTACCTAATTTTTGCAATGAAACTAATTTCCTTCAGATTCCGGCGCCTGTAGATTCGAGGCTGACGGCAGTTTGCAATTTTATTAATGTCAATTTTAAACAGCACTTAAGTATTGAAGATTTAGCTGAAAAAGGAAATATGTCTGCAAGAAGTCTACAAAGAATTTTTAAATCTGAAACTGGAATCAGCCTGAAGAAATATATTCAGTTGATCAGAATTGTGAAAAGTGTAGAACTGATTGATTCGAAACAATTCACATTAAGCGAAATTGCCTTTAAAGTAGGTTACAAAAGTCTCTCTGCTTTTACATCATCTTATTTGTCTGTGATGAAACGAAGACCTAAAGTAAATAAAACTTTGAAAAATTGAGTTAAAAAAAAGCCGGCTAAAAAAGCCGGCCGAGTCTGTATTATTTTTTAGATTCTTCTACAGAAACTTTTCTGAATTCTTTGAACAATTTGCTCAATTCTAAAGCAGATTTACGAGCTCTAGTACCCGCTGCCTTGTTTCCTTTTTCTGATTGTTGGTTTGCTTCAGTTGCAAACGCTTCGAATTCTGCGTTGATTTTTTCAATAAGTTCTTTCATGTCTATAAAAATTTAGGGTGCAAATATATGTTTTCAGATGCATCCAGCCTAACATTGATGAAAAAATTTAATGTTAAACGTGAATTATTTAATTTAAATCTTAAAAATCACCCCTTTCTTCTATAAAAACTCATTGATAAATGGCTTAATTAGTGATTTATAATCTAAATTTGGTAGATTTATAAACATTCTAAGTATCATTAACAATGAAATTTCTCTTAACCCATCAGGAAACCGACAGACTCAGATTCAGAAAATTGGAACATTCTGATTTTGAAATTTGGATGGAACTATTTAAGGATGAAGAAACTACAAAGCTTCTTGGGATGTCTGAGTTTAAAAATGCCGAAGAATGGGTTTGAATGGACTTTTCATCGTTATGAAAATGATCTCGGCGGGCAAAACGCTCTCATCTCCAAAGAAACCAATCAGTTAGTCGGTCAATGCGGACTTTTGGTACGGGAAATCGAAAATAAATTTGAACTTGAAATCGCCTATTCTATTCTTCCCAATTTCAGAAAAAAAGGTTTTGCGCTTGAAAGTGCTATGAAATGTAAAGAATTTGCTTTTGAAAATAATTTTCATGATCGATTAATCTCAATGATTTTTCCGGAAAATGAAAACTCCAAGAAAGTCGCCGCAAAAAACGGAATGACTTTGTATAAAAAGACAATTTACAATCATAAAGAAATGGATGTTTTTGCAATTACAAAGGAAGAATTTGATGAAAGTAGGTAATAATGTTATTTTGAGAAAACTATTCATCTTTATTCAACATACTCTTTAGGCTTCGGTTTAAGCTTCTCACCGAAACTCCAAGATAGGCTGCCATATTTTCTTTCGAAATTTTTATGTCCTGTTCAGATTGAAGTTCTAATAACCTGTTTAGACTTTCCTCCACTGTGTAAAGTTGCTGGTACGAGGCGCGCGATGAAGTATTGGATATGCGTTCTGCAAAAACATTTAACAAAAACCAAT contains:
- a CDS encoding histone H1, producing MKELIEKINAEFEAFATEANQQSEKGNKAAGTRARKSALELSKLFKEFRKVSVEESKK
- a CDS encoding helix-turn-helix domain-containing protein — protein: MQNAKTKCSLSEDLPGYFSDSVDKDIYVWYEQDWKHDDYEHFHERSQLTFVEEGYQYFHIDQKIYLVPQNHVIWIPGSKKHRITSESETVKLMVVLFKKDLENNFYKEVHVFPAPPVLKEMLLYASKWNKLLTEDAEQSTFMNAILTSLPNFCNETNFLQIPAPVDSRLTAVCNFINVNFKQHLSIEDLAEKGNMSARSLQRIFKSETGISLKKYIQLIRIVKSVELIDSKQFTLSEIAFKVGYKSLSAFTSSYLSVMKRRPKVNKTLKN
- a CDS encoding GNAT family N-acetyltransferase; the protein is MPKNGFEWTFHRYENDLGGQNALISKETNQLVGQCGLLVREIENKFELEIAYSILPNFRKKGFALESAMKCKEFAFENNFHDRLISMIFPENENSKKVAAKNGMTLYKKTIYNHKEMDVFAITKEEFDESR